A region of the Amycolatopsis sp. cg13 genome:
ACCAACAGGCGACGGCAACCGTACTGGTCACCCACGACCGCTCCCACCTCGAAGGGGTCGACTCGGTGCACGAGGTCGTCGACGGACGGATCCACCAGCCGGCCCGGGCCGGAGCCGAGGAGAACCGATGACGAAGAAGATCTACTGGGCCGCCGCGATCTACACGATCCTCGGCCTGCTCGGCGGGCTGTACTACCGCGAGCTGACCAAGGCGAAGAACTTCACCGGCGACACCCAGCTGTCCATTGTGCACACCCACCTGCTCGCGCTCGGCACGCTCGTGTTCCTCATCGTCCTGGTGCTGGACAAGGTGTTCACGCTGTCGGCGACGAGGTCGTTCGCGCCGTTCTTCTGGATCTACCACGCCGGGATGCTCGTCACGGTCGGCGGGATGGTCGTGCACGGCACGCTCACCGTGCTGGGCAAGGAATCCGGAGCGGCGATCGCCGGAATCGCCGGGCTGGGGCACATCCTGCTCACTGTCGCGTTTGTACTGTTGTTCGTCGGCCTGCACGCCCGCATCTGGAAGCCCGCCGAGTCAAAGGCGTGACGTGAGGGGAACCCTGAGGGAATCAGATTCCCTCAGGGTTCCCCTCACGGCTTTACCGGCGGCGGAAGGTCACAGCCGCTAGGCCAGCACCCACCAGGGCGATCACGGCCGAGCCTGCGAACGCGACCGAGTAGCCGTTCGTCAACGCCGCCGGGTCACCGAGCGCACCCGCGCCGGAAGCGGCCGCCAGGGCGGTCATCACGGCCAGCCCCAACGCCGAGCCCACCTGGTAGCCGGTGTTCACGATCCCCGACGCGAGCCCGCCTTCCTCCGGCCGGGCCGCGGAAATCGCCGTGCTGAGCGACGGGATGAACGCCAGCGACATCCCCAGCGCCGCGACGAGCGAGGCGGGCAGGACGTCCACCCAGAAGGTGCCGTCCGCCCGCACCAGCGCGAGCCAGCCCAGCCCGGCCGCCAGCAACAGCAGCCCGGCGACGATCGGCGGCTTCGAACCGAACCGCCCGATCACTCGCGGGGCCAAGGCGATCATGCCCAGCATGATCAGCGCGGTCATCGGCAGCAGCGCGGCACCCGCCGGGAAGGCCCGGAAGCCGAGCACCTGCTGCAGGTAGAGGTTCAGGAAGAACCACATCGGAATCCACGCCGCGCCAAGGAAAACCTGCGCCAGGTTAGCCGCGCCGAGCCGCGGGGCACGGAAGATCGACAGCCGCATCAGCGGAGTGCGGGCTTTCGCCTGCCGGACAACGAAAACCGCGAGCAGCGCGAGACCGGCGCCGAGCGCGATCCAGGTGGCCGCCCAGCCCGCTTCCGGAGCACGGACGATCCCGTACACCAGCGTCCCCAGGCCGAGCGTGACGGTCAGCGCGCCGAAAACGTCAACCGTGCCACGGGTTCCGGCCGCTCCCCCAGGCAGGACGGCGCGGGTGGCGAACAGCGCGAGCACCGCGATGGGCACGTTGAGGTAGAACACCCACGGCCACGACAGGTACTCCGTGATCACGCCGCCGAGGAACACCCCAGCGGTACCGCCCGCCGGTGCCGCCGCGCCATACAGCGCAAGGGCTTTCGTGAGTTCCTTCGGGTTGCTGCCGAAAAGCATCATCAACAGCGTCAGCGCGGAAGGGGCGATGAGCGCGGCTCCCGCGCCCTGCACGATCCGGCCGGCGAGTTCGACCGGAACGTTGCCGGCCGCTCCGGCGAGCACCGAACCAGCCAGCAGAATCGCCCATCCGGCGGCGAAAAGCTTTCTGGCGCCGAACAAATCCGATAGTCGCCCGCCGAGCAGCAGCAGGCCGCCGAAGGCGATCACGTAGGCGTTGAAGACCCAGGACAGCGTGCTGGGCGTGAATCCGAGGGCGTCCCGCATGCGCGGCAGCGCGACGCCGATGATCGAAGTATCCATGATCACCATGAACTGGGCCAGGGCGATCAGTCCGAGCGCCCACCAGCGGAGCGTGTTCGGCCGGGTTTCTTGTGCGGTAGTCATTTCTCTTTCCCTTCAAGGTGAACGGCAGCACGGCATAGAGCTGCTCAGGCCGCGTCGAGGACGAAGGCGGCGGTGCGCACGACTCCCTCGGCCTGGAAGTCCAGGTACAGCAGGTACCGGCCGGTCGTCGGAGCCTCGGCGTGGAAGCGGATCTCCGGTCCGGGCTTCCCGTCGTCGAGCGCGTGGATGTGCAGGTAGGCGAGGTCGCCCTGGCGCAACGCGACCAGGTGGCCGAACGAACCCAGATACGGCTCCAGGTCAGTGACCGGCTGTCCGTCGCGGGTCACGCGGGCGGTCAGCAGCGTTCCGGCACCGGCCGCGAGCGTGCCTTCAAGGGTCACTTCGTAGTTGTCGACGACGCTGGTAGCGGCCGGTTCCGCGGCCTGCGGCTGGTAGTCGCCGGCGACCTCGACCGTCCGCGACAGCGTGACGCTCTCGCCACCCGCCGGAGTCAGGTCGGTGAAGACGCGGTAAGTGCCTGCCGCTTCCCAAGCCCACGGGATCGTCCAGACGCCGGTTTCCGGGTCGAGCACCGGATGGCGGTGCCGGAAATGCGCGCCGTCGTTGCGAACCACGATCAGGTGTAACTGCTTGCCGTGCGCCTCCTCGTATTTGGTTACCGGCTGTCCGTCGGCGGTGGCGACGGTGAACGACAGCTCGCCGTCCTCCCCCGCCGTCGCCGGGGCGTGCACCACGCCGAGCTGGACTTCGCCGGTCGAAAGTGCGGTGCCGTTGACGTTCATCGGTTTCTCCTTCGCTCGTTCTCGACGGCACGAACTTTATACCCCCTGGGGGTATTTAGACGTGTGTCCTGGGTCTCCTTTCGGGCGACGCCGACCCTTGTCTCGCGCTGAGCCCGGCGTTACGCTTCGTCGACGGCGGTGCGCCCGTACCGCCCGTTCCGTTCGCTCTCGAGGAGGTGCGCGATGCTTCTGACCTCCGGTCAGCTCGCCGACCTCCGTCAGCGCACGCGCCAGTCCGCTTGGAACAAGGGGCGCGTCGCGCACGGCTGGCCAACGCGCCGCTGAGCGGTCTCCCCCGCTCGGCATGCGCTCGCGCACGGGCAAGAGTCCCGGTGCCGCGAACTCCCCCACGGCCCCCCTGACCTGCGCCGATGCGGCGTGTCGGCGGCCGTGGCCCCAGCCGAGAAAAGACGAGAGGAACTCCGATGGTCGACCCCGAGGTGACCGTCAACGGGAAACGCACCGCGATCGGCGCCGTTCCCGTGCACACCACGGCACTGGACTGGCTCCGCGGACAGGGCCTGACCAGCTGCAAGGAGGGCTGCGCCGAAGGCGAATGCGGCGCGTGCGCGATCCTGGTCGCGCGCCCCGGCGTCGAATCGCCGACGGACCTGGTCGCGATCAACGCGTGCCTCGCCCCGGTCGGTTCGCTGGACGGGCAGGAGGTGTGGACGGCCGAGGGTCTCGGGTCCGCTGAGGACTTGCACCCGGTGCAGCACGAAATGGCCGTGCGCGGCGGATCCCAGTGCGGGTACTGCACTCCCGGGTTCGTCTGCAGCATGGCCGCCGAGTACTACCGCGGCGACCGCGCCGCGACCGGCGACGACCACGCGCCGAACGGTTTCGACATCCACGCGCTGAGCGGAAACCTCTGCCGCTGCACCGGATACCGGCCGATCCGCGATGCCGCGCACGCGCTCGGCGCTCCCCCGGCGTCGGACCCGCTGGCGCAGCGGCGGGCCTGCAGCGCGCCGGAACCCGTTGCGACCCAACTGCATGGCGACGGACGGGATTACCTCCGGCCAGCCAGCTGGGCCGAAGCGCTGCAGCTGCGCCACGACCGTCCTAACGCGACCTTCGTGGCCGGGTCGACCGACTGGGGCGTCGAGGTGAACATCCGCGGCGTCCGGGCGGACTGCGTCGTCGCCATCGATCGCGTGCCCGAACTGCAGACGCTGGACATCGGCGCGGAGACGATCGAAATCGGGGCCGGGCTGAGCCTCACCGAAATGGACCGCCGCCTCGACGGCCGGGTGCCGCTCCTGCGCCAGCTGATCCCGCAGTTCGCATCACGATTGATCCGGAATGCCGCGACACTCGGCGGAAACCTTGGTACCGGTTCGCCGATCGGTGACTCCGCACCAGTGCTGCTGGCCCTCGGCGCGAGCGTTGTCCTGTCCTCTGTAGACGGAGACCGCGAGGTGCCGCTCGACGAGTACTTCACCGGCTACCGGCAGAGCGTCCGGCGGGATGACGAGCTGATCCGGTCCGTGCGGATTCCCTTGCCGCTGGCCGGAACCACGGCGTTCCACAAGGTCGCCAAACGGCGGTTCGACGACATTTCCAGCGTCGCCGTCGCGTTCGCGCTCGACATCGAAGACGGTCTCGTGCGCACCGCGCAGATCGGGCTCGGCGGGGTTGCCGCGACACCGATTCGCGCGCACGACACCGAAGCGGCGCTCGTCGGACAGTCCTGGAACGAGGAAACCGTCCGCGCCGCCGCGGAAATCCTGCGCGGCGAGGGAACGCCGATGGACGACCACCGAGCGAGCGCCGCTTACCGCGCCGCGACTTTGGGTCGCAGCCTGCTGAAACTCCACGCCGACTCCCTGGAGGGGGCACGAGCATGAGCGCATTGTCCGAACGCCCGGAAAGCCCGTCCATCGGGATCGCCCGGCCGCACGAGGCCGCCGCGGCGCACGTCCGGGGCACCGCGCTGTACACCGACGACCTCGTCGCCCGTACCAAAGACGTCCTGCACGCATACCCCGTACAGGTAAACGAGGCGCATGCCAAGGTGCTCGCGATCCGCACCGAAGCGGCCGAAGCCGTACCCGGCGTGGTTCGCGTTCTCACCGCGGCGGATGTCCCTGGGGTCAACGATTCCGGGGTGCACCACGACGAACCGCTGTTCCCGTCCGAGGTGATGTTCTTCGGCCACGCGGTGGCCTGGGTGCTCGGCGAAACGCTGGAAGCGGCGCGGCTGGGCGCGGCGGCCGTCGAGGTGGACACCGAAGCGCTGCCGTCGCTGGTGACAGTCGGCGAGGCGATCGCCGCAGGCAGTTTCCAGGGCGAGCCGCGAGTGGTGGCGCGCGGGGACGTCGACCCGGCGATGGCCGGTTCAGCGCATGTTTTCCGCGGCGAGTTCGACTTCGCCGGCCAGGAGCACTTCTACCTCGAAACCCAGTGCGCGCTGGCGCACGTGGACGAGTCCGACCAGATTTTCGTGCAGAGCAGCACGCAGCATCCGTCGGAAACGCAGGACATCGTGGCGCACGTGCTGGGCAAGCACAGCCACGAGGTCACCGTGCAGAGCCTGCGGATGGGCGGCGGCTTCGGCGGCAAGGAATGGCAGCCGCACGGCTACGCCGCGGTCGCCGCGCTCGGCGCGACGCTCACCGGACGTCCGGTGCGGCTGCGGCTGACCCGCACCCAGGACATGACGATGACCGGCAAACGGCACGGTTTCCACGCCGAATGGAGCGTCGGCTTCGACTCCGACGGCAAGCTGCAGGCGCTGGACGTCGTGCTGACCGCGGACGGCGGCTGGAGCCTCGACCTGTCCGAACCGGTGCTCGCCCGCGCGCTGTGCCACGTCGACAACGCGTACTGGAT
Encoded here:
- a CDS encoding DUF2871 domain-containing protein, with the translated sequence MTKKIYWAAAIYTILGLLGGLYYRELTKAKNFTGDTQLSIVHTHLLALGTLVFLIVLVLDKVFTLSATRSFAPFFWIYHAGMLVTVGGMVVHGTLTVLGKESGAAIAGIAGLGHILLTVAFVLLFVGLHARIWKPAESKA
- a CDS encoding xanthine dehydrogenase small subunit, with product MVDPEVTVNGKRTAIGAVPVHTTALDWLRGQGLTSCKEGCAEGECGACAILVARPGVESPTDLVAINACLAPVGSLDGQEVWTAEGLGSAEDLHPVQHEMAVRGGSQCGYCTPGFVCSMAAEYYRGDRAATGDDHAPNGFDIHALSGNLCRCTGYRPIRDAAHALGAPPASDPLAQRRACSAPEPVATQLHGDGRDYLRPASWAEALQLRHDRPNATFVAGSTDWGVEVNIRGVRADCVVAIDRVPELQTLDIGAETIEIGAGLSLTEMDRRLDGRVPLLRQLIPQFASRLIRNAATLGGNLGTGSPIGDSAPVLLALGASVVLSSVDGDREVPLDEYFTGYRQSVRRDDELIRSVRIPLPLAGTTAFHKVAKRRFDDISSVAVAFALDIEDGLVRTAQIGLGGVAATPIRAHDTEAALVGQSWNEETVRAAAEILRGEGTPMDDHRASAAYRAATLGRSLLKLHADSLEGARA
- a CDS encoding MFS transporter, coding for MTTAQETRPNTLRWWALGLIALAQFMVIMDTSIIGVALPRMRDALGFTPSTLSWVFNAYVIAFGGLLLLGGRLSDLFGARKLFAAGWAILLAGSVLAGAAGNVPVELAGRIVQGAGAALIAPSALTLLMMLFGSNPKELTKALALYGAAAPAGGTAGVFLGGVITEYLSWPWVFYLNVPIAVLALFATRAVLPGGAAGTRGTVDVFGALTVTLGLGTLVYGIVRAPEAGWAATWIALGAGLALLAVFVVRQAKARTPLMRLSIFRAPRLGAANLAQVFLGAAWIPMWFFLNLYLQQVLGFRAFPAGAALLPMTALIMLGMIALAPRVIGRFGSKPPIVAGLLLLAAGLGWLALVRADGTFWVDVLPASLVAALGMSLAFIPSLSTAISAARPEEGGLASGIVNTGYQVGSALGLAVMTALAAASGAGALGDPAALTNGYSVAFAGSAVIALVGAGLAAVTFRRR